In the genome of Desulfatirhabdium butyrativorans DSM 18734, one region contains:
- a CDS encoding glycosyltransferase — translation MRSPELSVVIPVYNERETLPELIERCLAACRTTGRSFELILVDDGSRDGSRELIGQAASRHNEVFGVILNRNYGQHAAVFAGLEQSKGSMVITLDADLQNPPEEIPRLVAEMAKGVDVVGTVRENRQDSFFRKSASALINHLVRKTTGVMMHDYGCMLRGYSRSVVNAMLQCRESSTFIPILANGFAASTAEIPVKHAPRETGKSKYSVFKLISLQFDLLTSMSTYPLRLLSFTGALVAASGIGFGIFLMVLRFLYGARWAAEGVFTLFAILFVFIGAQFIGLGLLGEYIGRIYNDVRGRPRYFIQDIYGKEKQGNDG, via the coding sequence GGAAACACTGCCGGAGCTCATCGAACGCTGCCTGGCCGCATGTCGCACAACCGGCCGCAGTTTCGAGCTGATTCTGGTGGATGACGGCAGCCGGGACGGCTCCCGGGAACTCATCGGGCAGGCCGCCTCCCGGCATAACGAAGTGTTTGGCGTGATTCTCAATCGCAATTACGGCCAGCATGCCGCCGTGTTTGCAGGCTTGGAGCAAAGCAAGGGAAGCATGGTGATCACGCTCGATGCGGACTTGCAGAACCCGCCGGAGGAGATCCCGAGGCTGGTTGCGGAAATGGCGAAAGGGGTCGATGTCGTCGGAACGGTGCGGGAAAACCGGCAGGACTCTTTTTTCCGGAAAAGCGCATCTGCTCTGATCAACCACCTGGTGCGGAAAACCACCGGCGTGATGATGCACGATTATGGCTGCATGCTGCGCGGCTACAGCCGTTCCGTGGTCAATGCCATGCTCCAGTGCCGGGAAAGCTCTACGTTCATCCCGATCCTGGCGAACGGTTTTGCGGCCAGCACGGCAGAAATCCCGGTCAAGCATGCGCCCCGTGAAACCGGAAAATCCAAATACAGCGTTTTCAAGCTCATTTCCCTGCAGTTCGATCTGTTGACATCCATGTCCACCTATCCGCTGCGGCTGCTTTCCTTTACGGGAGCGCTGGTTGCGGCCAGCGGGATCGGTTTCGGCATTTTCCTGATGGTGCTGCGGTTCCTGTACGGTGCGCGCTGGGCTGCGGAAGGGGTGTTCACCCTGTTTGCCATTCTCTTCGTGTTTATCGGCGCGCAATTTATCGGGCTGGGTCTTCTGGGCGAATACATCGGCCGCATTTACAACGACGTGCGGGGCAGACCCCGGTATTTCATCCAGGACATTTACGGGAAGGAAAAGCAGGGGAATGATGGGTGA
- the arnA gene encoding bifunctional UDP-4-amino-4-deoxy-L-arabinose formyltransferase/UDP-glucuronic acid oxidase ArnA, with protein sequence MKAVVLAYHNIGCVGIQALLDHGYEIQAVFTHPDDPQETIWFRSVAELAAANNLTVYAPENINHPLWVERIRNMAPDILFSFYYRDMIGKKILQIPKKGCFNLHGSLLPAYRGRCPVNWVLLRGERETGVTLHYMTPRPDDGDIVGQRAIAIDDSDTALSLHGKLAAASRTLLDDVLPRIRENRIERVPQDPSLASYFGGRKPADGLIDWTADALSVRNLVRAVTRPYPGAFSFLGNRKCIFWQVALSQAPAGAAPGTVISTDPLVIACGRDAVTVEFGQGEGGLFMNGRQLAAELNLAPGMRFGSQSSFVVGKPCKKNVLILGVNGFIGNHLSERLLQSGRYGVYGMDLGSGSIEHLMQHPDFHFTEGDISIMREWIEYHVRKCDIVLPLVAIATPIEYVRNPLRVFELDFEENLRIVRYCVKYGKRLIFPSTSEVYGMCTDSEFDERSSNFVLGPIHKQRWIYSCSKQMLDRVIWAYGDKQGLPFTLFRPFNWVGPKLDSLQSARIGSSRVITQFILNLVEGTPIRLVDGGQQKRCFTDVKDGIEALFRIIENEGERCNGKIFNIGNPDNEYSMAELAGMLREKFARHALRPHFPPDGGIQYIEARAYYGSGYQDVQHRRPSIREARNILGWEPQVPFEQSVIETLDYFLNDAVVCAAGKPCALSDC encoded by the coding sequence ATGAAAGCAGTTGTTCTGGCCTATCACAACATCGGCTGCGTCGGTATCCAGGCGCTGCTGGATCATGGATACGAGATTCAGGCGGTTTTTACCCACCCGGATGATCCGCAGGAAACCATCTGGTTCCGATCGGTGGCCGAGCTTGCGGCGGCCAACAACCTGACCGTCTATGCGCCGGAAAACATCAACCATCCGCTGTGGGTGGAAAGAATCCGGAACATGGCCCCGGATATTCTGTTTTCGTTTTACTACCGGGACATGATCGGGAAAAAAATCCTGCAGATTCCCAAAAAGGGCTGCTTCAACCTGCACGGCTCGCTCTTGCCGGCCTATCGGGGCCGATGCCCCGTGAACTGGGTGCTGCTCCGCGGCGAGCGGGAAACCGGTGTTACCCTGCATTACATGACGCCGCGGCCGGATGACGGGGATATTGTCGGACAGCGGGCCATCGCCATCGACGATTCGGATACGGCCCTGAGTCTGCATGGAAAGCTTGCCGCGGCATCCAGAACCCTTCTGGATGATGTTCTGCCCAGGATCCGGGAAAACCGCATCGAGCGCGTCCCGCAGGATCCGTCACTGGCCAGCTATTTCGGCGGCAGAAAGCCGGCGGATGGTCTCATTGACTGGACAGCCGATGCCCTCAGCGTACGAAACCTCGTTCGCGCGGTGACGCGCCCCTATCCCGGGGCCTTCTCCTTTCTGGGAAACCGGAAGTGCATTTTCTGGCAGGTAGCCCTGAGCCAGGCGCCCGCCGGTGCGGCCCCCGGAACGGTCATTTCCACAGACCCGCTGGTGATCGCCTGCGGCAGAGATGCCGTTACGGTCGAGTTCGGCCAGGGCGAGGGTGGCCTGTTCATGAACGGCCGCCAACTGGCTGCGGAGCTGAATCTGGCTCCCGGCATGCGTTTCGGGTCCCAGAGCAGCTTCGTGGTCGGCAAACCCTGCAAGAAGAACGTGCTCATCCTCGGGGTCAACGGGTTTATCGGAAACCACCTGAGCGAGCGGCTGCTGCAAAGCGGGCGATATGGGGTCTATGGGATGGATCTGGGCTCGGGCAGCATCGAACATCTGATGCAGCACCCGGATTTTCATTTCACGGAAGGCGATATTTCGATCATGCGGGAATGGATCGAATACCATGTCCGCAAATGCGACATAGTCCTGCCGCTGGTGGCCATCGCAACCCCCATCGAATACGTCCGCAATCCGCTGCGGGTTTTCGAGCTGGATTTCGAGGAAAACCTGCGCATCGTGCGCTACTGTGTGAAATACGGCAAGCGGCTTATTTTCCCGTCCACATCCGAAGTCTACGGCATGTGCACCGATTCGGAATTCGACGAACGGAGCTCGAATTTCGTTCTTGGCCCCATTCACAAGCAGCGCTGGATTTACTCGTGCAGCAAGCAGATGCTGGATCGGGTGATCTGGGCCTATGGCGACAAGCAGGGGCTGCCGTTCACGTTGTTCCGGCCGTTCAACTGGGTCGGGCCGAAACTCGATTCCCTGCAGTCGGCCAGAATCGGAAGCTCCCGCGTCATCACCCAGTTCATTCTGAACCTGGTGGAGGGAACCCCCATCCGCCTGGTGGACGGCGGCCAGCAGAAACGCTGTTTTACGGACGTCAAGGATGGGATCGAAGCGCTGTTTCGCATCATCGAAAACGAAGGGGAGCGGTGCAACGGCAAAATCTTCAATATCGGCAACCCGGACAACGAATACAGCATGGCCGAGCTTGCGGGCATGCTCCGGGAGAAATTTGCCCGTCATGCCCTGCGGCCCCATTTCCCGCCGGATGGGGGTATCCAGTACATCGAAGCCAGGGCCTATTACGGGAGCGGGTACCAGGATGTCCAGCATCGCAGGCCATCCATCCGGGAAGCCAGAAACATTCTGGGCTGGGAGCCGCAGGTACCCTTCGAGCAGTCCGTCATCGAGACGCTGGACTATTTTCTCAACGATGCGGTTGTCTGCGCAGCGGGCAAACCCTGCGCATTGTCGGACTGCTGA
- a CDS encoding type II toxin-antitoxin system VapC family toxin → MTLVGVESDDSEGVLANILQYSLLPRDALHLTIMQRLGITQVVSDDTDFDRVTAIERHWIINPPNPGNSN, encoded by the coding sequence ATGACACTCGTCGGCGTTGAGTCGGACGATTCGGAGGGAGTGCTTGCCAACATCCTCCAGTATTCCCTGTTGCCCCGTGACGCCTTGCACCTAACCATCATGCAACGACTGGGGATCACTCAAGTCGTTTCGGATGACACAGATTTTGATCGGGTAACGGCGATAGAACGACATTGGATCATCAATCCGCCAAACCCGGGCAATTCCAATTGA